The genomic DNA TCGGCTGCATGGTAATTGCGCGGGCAAAGGCGGCGCGTTTTTTCATCCCGCCACTTAGTTTTTCCGGTAAAAGATGAGCATTTTCCTCAAGCCCCACCTGTTGAAGACAGGTCATTACTTTTTCCCGGATCCTTTCTTCCGGTTCATTTGTAAGTTTGCGTAATCCCAGCCCTACATTCTCTTCAACCGTCAGTGAGTCCAGCAAAGCTGAGCTTTGAAAGACCATGCCAAACTTTAGCCGAAACTCTCGTTGCTGATCAATGGAAAGCGGGACAATATCTGTGCCCTCAATAATCACTTTCCCGCTGTCGGGGGCAATTAAACCAAGAATATGCTTCAGCAGAACGGACTTTCCTACGCCGCTTTTTCCCAGGATGACCGTAATTTCATTTTCGGGGATTGCCAGAGATAAATCCCGGTAGATTTGACGGTTATCGAATCGCTTATACAGGTTTTGTAATTCGATCATGAAAATTGGTGTAAACTAGTCCATACCCTGGATTTCGGCTTCAAACGCGCCCACATCCTGAAAATCCCGGTACACCGAAGCAAACCGGATGTACGCCACTTTATCCACAGTTTTCAAATGCTTCATCACCACTTCACCGATCTCCTTGGAATGGACTTCTCTGGGATAGTTACGTCGGATTTCGTTTTCAATATCTGTGACTAACTGCTCGATTTCTCCGCTGGAAAATCCTCGCTTGTTCAGCGCAATTTTCAACGAGTTGTACAGTTTGACACGGAAAAAATCTTCGCGCCCACCATTGGATTTAATGACGGTCAGCTGCTTCGGAGCGTAGTATTCGTAGGTGGTAAACCGTTCCTGACATTCGTCGCATACCCTTCGGCGCCGCACCGAATTATCCCGTTGAACATACCTGGTCTCAATCACGCTGGTCTCGGTATGCTGGCAGAAAGGGCACCACATGGTTACATACCGATCTCAGAATAGAGCGGGAATTCGCTGCAAAGCGACAGTACTTTTTCATGTACCGATTTTCTGGTCGCCTCACTGCCGATATCGGAGAGAATAGTATGAATCAACTCGGCCACCTCCCGCATTGCTTCTTCGTCAAACCCGCGTGTGGTCAGTGCCGGCGTCCCTACACGAATACCGCTTGTTACGAATGGACTTCGCTCATCGAACGGCACCATATTTTTATTTACGGTGATGCCAGCCGCTTCCAGAGCCTGCTCAGCGGCCTTGCCTGTAATACCAGTTGCAGTGAGATCGATCAACAGGAGATGCGTATCCGTTCCGCCGGAGACCAAATCATATCCATAATCGCTCAGGGCTCCTCCGAGTGCCTTCGCATTGGCGATAATTTGCTTGGTATAGGTTTCGAACTCTGGCTGCAGCGATTCTTTAAACGCAATGGCCTTTGCGGCAATAACATGCATCAACGGGCCGCCCTGGATGCCGGGCATCACGTTACTGTCCAGAATCTCCGACAGATTTTTCACACGTCCGCTTTTGGATGCCGTAATATTCCAGGGATTTTCTCCGTCTTCCCCCAGTAGAATGAGCCCCCCTCTGGGGCCGCGGAGTGTTTTATGCGTGGTAGAAGTAACAACATGGCAATACGGAATAGCGTCGGGAATGAGTTTTTTTGCGATAAGGCCGGCCGGGTGGGCAATATCCGCCATCAGAAATGCATCGACTTCATCGGCAATCTCACGAAATTTGCTGTAATCGATGGCTCTGGGATAGGCACTCGCTCCGCAGACGATCAT from Candidatus Neomarinimicrobiota bacterium includes the following:
- the nrdR gene encoding transcriptional regulator NrdR, which gives rise to MWCPFCQHTETSVIETRYVQRDNSVRRRRVCDECQERFTTYEYYAPKQLTVIKSNGGREDFFRVKLYNSLKIALNKRGFSSGEIEQLVTDIENEIRRNYPREVHSKEIGEVVMKHLKTVDKVAYIRFASVYRDFQDVGAFEAEIQGMD
- a CDS encoding ATP-binding cassette domain-containing protein, yielding MIELQNLYKRFDNRQIYRDLSLAIPENEITVILGKSGVGKSVLLKHILGLIAPDSGKVIIEGTDIVPLSIDQQREFRLKFGMVFQSSALLDSLTVEENVGLGLRKLTNEPEERIREKVMTCLQQVGLEENAHLLPEKLSGGMKKRAAFARAITMQPKYLLYDEPTTGLDPVTGDMIVNLILKFNREFETTSIIVTHDMAATMKVADRIALLENGQIQAVMTPSEFENGGHPLAQEFITGASYDLNGNSD
- a CDS encoding serine hydroxymethyltransferase, producing the protein MFSTIRQQDPEVYRSIEGELRRERETLELIASENFVSPAVLEAAGNIMTNKYAEGYPGRRYYGGCEWVDQAENLARERVCELFGAAHANVQPHSGSQANMAVYQTFIEPGDTILGMNLAHGGHLTHGSPVNFSGKLYNIVPYGVEKETGTINFDEVRALAQEHKPQMIVCGASAYPRAIDYSKFREIADEVDAFLMADIAHPAGLIAKKLIPDAIPYCHVVTSTTHKTLRGPRGGLILLGEDGENPWNITASKSGRVKNLSEILDSNVMPGIQGGPLMHVIAAKAIAFKESLQPEFETYTKQIIANAKALGGALSDYGYDLVSGGTDTHLLLIDLTATGITGKAAEQALEAAGITVNKNMVPFDERSPFVTSGIRVGTPALTTRGFDEEAMREVAELIHTILSDIGSEATRKSVHEKVLSLCSEFPLYSEIGM